One window of the Chitinophaga niabensis genome contains the following:
- a CDS encoding IPT/TIG domain-containing protein, whose product MKRHIYLLFALLMCTFMACQKEVIDVRDFGRVTIDSISPGIGPAGTYIVVHGHNFTYLKADAKVHLNNAEVHIVTMSLDSMLLQIPQGAMTGKLEFNFNRKNQTGGYNYSGQIDSAATGPVFTVDASAIPKPMVMEVQPMHARVGGEITINGYNFKSGSCKIFFGDAEGTITEISNTQVKVKVPKITPDTIPMRVEQGAYVVPAGQFIVDETPTGVKEIFWASWGKVYKAVLDENGNPVMTVIYDESDNIGVYAAGLTVDKKNGRVYWLDINKVYYGSMDGSTTPTLVHTFPEAVMLSDIAFDSQDRLYVTAADLTWSGHNFIFRVNRDGTGVTELYNLADMLPVGIKIDESRGKLYWTEQTYMGTYEGSINGQAAQAPKVLFDTNDGIGAPTNLALDDTKIYIIDGGNNACFAGARDGSGTLEKLPVPAEFMGGVGDLEIDTGNQYLYWIVYDYTVNHGTLFRCKTDGTGLQRVIENVPEAYHLSIIL is encoded by the coding sequence ATGAAAAGACATATATACTTACTGTTTGCGTTGCTGATGTGCACGTTCATGGCCTGTCAAAAGGAAGTGATCGATGTGCGTGATTTTGGCAGAGTGACTATCGACAGCATTTCACCGGGCATCGGGCCTGCGGGTACCTACATAGTAGTACACGGCCATAATTTCACCTATCTGAAGGCAGATGCCAAAGTGCATCTCAACAACGCCGAAGTACACATCGTTACCATGTCCCTGGACAGTATGTTGTTACAAATACCACAAGGCGCTATGACCGGAAAGCTGGAATTCAATTTTAACAGGAAGAACCAAACCGGTGGTTACAACTACAGCGGCCAGATAGATTCTGCTGCTACGGGGCCTGTATTTACGGTTGACGCATCTGCTATTCCAAAGCCCATGGTCATGGAAGTGCAGCCTATGCATGCGAGGGTTGGCGGAGAGATCACTATCAACGGATATAATTTTAAAAGTGGCAGCTGCAAAATTTTCTTCGGCGATGCGGAAGGAACCATCACGGAGATCAGCAATACACAGGTAAAAGTAAAGGTGCCGAAAATAACGCCGGATACCATACCCATGCGTGTAGAACAAGGGGCTTACGTAGTACCTGCAGGTCAATTCATTGTAGATGAAACACCCACTGGCGTAAAGGAGATCTTCTGGGCATCATGGGGCAAGGTTTACAAGGCGGTACTGGATGAAAACGGCAATCCGGTGATGACGGTTATATATGACGAATCTGACAACATAGGCGTTTATGCCGCTGGCCTAACCGTTGATAAAAAGAACGGACGCGTATACTGGTTGGACATCAACAAAGTTTACTACGGCAGTATGGATGGAAGCACTACTCCCACCCTCGTTCATACATTTCCGGAAGCAGTGATGTTGTCTGATATTGCTTTTGACAGCCAGGACAGATTATATGTAACGGCGGCAGACCTTACCTGGTCGGGTCACAATTTTATCTTCCGGGTAAACAGAGATGGAACAGGAGTAACAGAACTGTATAATCTGGCAGATATGCTGCCTGTAGGAATAAAAATAGATGAATCCAGGGGGAAATTATACTGGACAGAGCAAACGTACATGGGCACTTATGAGGGCAGCATAAACGGCCAGGCAGCACAGGCCCCCAAAGTGTTATTCGATACCAATGATGGCATCGGTGCTCCAACCAACCTGGCCCTTGACGACACGAAGATCTATATTATAGACGGGGGCAATAATGCATGCTTTGCAGGCGCACGGGATGGCTCCGGAACGCTTGAAAAACTGCCGGTCCCGGCGGAATTCATGGGGGGAGTCGGAGACCTGGAAATAGATACCGGCAATCAATACCTGTACTGGATAGTATATGATTATACGGTAAACCATGGTACGCTGTTCCGCTGTAAAACAGACGGTACCGGTTTGCAAAGGGTCATCGAAAATGTGCCCGAAGCCTATCATCTGTCTATTATTCTGTAA
- a CDS encoding porin family protein has translation MKKMFILLAFLLYVFAANAQVRFGLKAGYNLTDVKMKTDAYNIRGLDYNKVSGYHAGVMVDVALGEHFALQPGLLYTLRGFDAGGRVPGPLDGPVDASVKARYHYLELPVNFLYKYSLGPGKFFAGAGPFLAYAVRGRVNRAYDGYTYPEEIVVLLDKQKVYNGIEEPRQYLRPFNAGVGFTLGYEFNAGILISANYNLGLTDVEPQPELSHKSRSLGISIGYLFNNGK, from the coding sequence ATGAAGAAAATGTTTATTCTCTTAGCCTTCCTGCTGTACGTGTTTGCTGCAAATGCGCAGGTTAGATTTGGATTAAAGGCGGGTTATAATCTTACTGATGTTAAAATGAAAACGGATGCCTATAATATAAGGGGCCTTGATTATAATAAAGTATCCGGCTATCACGCTGGTGTAATGGTGGATGTGGCTTTGGGAGAGCATTTTGCCCTTCAGCCGGGCCTGTTATATACGCTCCGCGGATTTGATGCGGGTGGCCGCGTCCCCGGTCCTCTTGACGGGCCGGTAGATGCCAGCGTAAAGGCCCGCTATCATTATCTTGAACTGCCTGTCAATTTCCTGTACAAATATTCCCTTGGTCCCGGTAAGTTCTTTGCGGGCGCTGGCCCTTTCCTGGCATATGCGGTACGCGGCAGGGTGAACAGGGCCTATGATGGATATACTTATCCGGAAGAAATAGTGGTGTTGCTTGATAAGCAAAAGGTATATAATGGAATTGAAGAGCCCAGGCAATACTTACGGCCTTTTAATGCAGGAGTTGGTTTTACGCTGGGATATGAGTTCAACGCCGGGATACTGATCAGCGCAAATTACAACCTGGGGCTGACGGACGTAGAACCGCAACCGGAGCTTTCACATAAAAGCAGGAGTTTGGGTATAAGTATTGGTTATTTGTTCAATAACGGAAAATAA